GGCTCGCGAATGGGGCGAAATGCTGCACCAGTGGTGGAACGTCGACACCTACAACCACATCCTGCTGGTCCTGCCGATCCTGGTGTGGCTGGTGGCGATGAAGGGCGATGACCTTGCGCAAACGCGTCCGCGCCCATGGCTGCCGGGCCTGGGACTGGTGGCAGCAGCCTTGGGGTTGTGGTGGATCGGAAGGGCGAGCGGGCTCAATCTGCTCGCGCACGCCGGTGCGGTGGGCGCAATCCAGGGCGCGGTCGTCGCGCTGCTCGGCAAACGCATTTCGCTGTTGCTGGCCTTGCCCATTGGCTTTGCCGCGTTCCTTGTTCCGTTCGGTGACGAGATCATCGCTCCGTTGCAGACGATAACAGCCGAAATCGCGATCGCGTTGACCCATGCGAGCGGCGTGCCTGCGGTGATCGACGGGATCTATATCGATACGCCGGTGGGTCTGTTCATCGTTGCGGAAGCGTGTTCCGGCGTGAAGTTCCTGATTGCGATGGTGACGCTGGGCGTGCTGGTGTGCTTCACGCGCTTCGACAGCTGGTCCCGGCGCGCGCTGTTCATGCTCGCCGCGGTGATCGTGCCGGTGCTGGCCAACGGGGTGCGCGCCTGGGGCACGATCTACATTGCGCAGAGCCAGGGAGTCGAATTCGCGGCCGGTTTCGATCACATCGTCTATGGATGGATATTCTTCGCGATCGTAGTCGGGCTGGTGCTTGCGGGAGCCTGGCGCTTCTTCGAGCGCGAGCCCGATGATTATGGCTGGTCGCTGGCCGAGCTAGAGGCAATGCCGCTCGCCTCGGACGCCACAGGTGGGGCGAGCATTCACGCGGCACTCGCGCTGATTGTCGGGTTGACCGTCGCGGTCGGGGTCGCCGCCGCGATTGTCGCTCCCGCCGCAATCGGCTAGCCGCGCCTGCGACATGTGCGGGATCGCCGGAATATTTCATGCCGAAGCGCCAAAGCCCGTCGACCCGGTGCGGGTCGAGCGGATGTGCGACGCGATGGTCCATCGCGGACCCGACGGTCACGGCGTCTGGACCGATCTTGGCGTCGGGCTGGGGCACCGGCGGCTGTCGGTAATCGACCTCGAAGGGTCTCCCCAGCCGATGCACTCAGCCGATGGTCGCGCGGTGATCGTGTTCAACGGCGAGATTTACAACTTCCGCGAACTGCGCCGCGAGCTGGAGCTTGGCGGCGCGCGGTTTCGCACCAGCGGCGATACCGAGGTTATCCTTGCCGCGTGGC
The Erythrobacter sp. JK5 DNA segment above includes these coding regions:
- the xrtA gene encoding exosortase A encodes the protein MPPDATLPAPGQRSLPDTWRTPLLGLALAVLALGLLAAREWGEMLHQWWNVDTYNHILLVLPILVWLVAMKGDDLAQTRPRPWLPGLGLVAAALGLWWIGRASGLNLLAHAGAVGAIQGAVVALLGKRISLLLALPIGFAAFLVPFGDEIIAPLQTITAEIAIALTHASGVPAVIDGIYIDTPVGLFIVAEACSGVKFLIAMVTLGVLVCFTRFDSWSRRALFMLAAVIVPVLANGVRAWGTIYIAQSQGVEFAAGFDHIVYGWIFFAIVVGLVLAGAWRFFEREPDDYGWSLAELEAMPLASDATGGASIHAALALIVGLTVAVGVAAAIVAPAAIG